Proteins from a single region of Palaemon carinicauda isolate YSFRI2023 chromosome 1, ASM3689809v2, whole genome shotgun sequence:
- the LOC137623383 gene encoding uncharacterized protein: MKLESDPFEYISQIRNLTQAAESLSLGREIDTLLKDIPYLHPSSSVINCHQYVTGLRVKIDKPSSLNKCDVDYTIKVSEFSVIDEKGNVIRSEIYIFSLWFDLQQFVTNDRSLQGEIDSCTGSETVEVVKLLGMQWNRSLDCLLANKFQLNGKAKTKREILSTIASHFDLFGITGPILNRSRLFLHGLQCDRNLGWDDQLSPELRKEWHNIANQANSAPDIAIDRFVGRRDGKFHLAACCDSSKLLYGVVVYIIDIDSMSSSFVMAKNRMINRQLESKSIPSLEMQGVAFATEVALDLYNELAGPLCINPLNVVGLHVFSDSQVALSWLNSSTNKLSKMQKRSVFVMNRIQHVENLCAKHPVHFAFVGGNENPADAITRCLSYRKLMQTNFYSGPECFKEKETFLWSENGNLSFMVPNPYAECELDNSLEIEESLCTSSNVVAMSDNFECFLKFEEFSSFDLLVSIYEKVILFVEKLKGRLKAKDSNKLAHLELKNNSIHERACKLVILQDQRAHFPELFTYFSCPTQRKKDMPNIVGQLNVYVDNDGLLRVRSKCDKLIRRHGFPLLLAKNSHLTSLIVHNLHKKLNHTGCYSVLSEMRKRFYVPSYFSVVKRNLRECVFCRRFKSRTISINQSPYRKWRVSPPNVPFRYLFMDFIGPLSVKQQGKKGKIYLLCITCMWSRAVNLIICLDLSVKEFLRAFQIHCFQFGIPEYCISDLGSQLVSASNIIIDYIKDHETQSYFERNGVQSLKFDQFVKGHSQLGSMVEVCVKLVKRLIYGAIGKNVLECHDFEFLIQQVIHLVNRRPIAFKEALRDQIGDDIPEPITPENLIHGYDLISVNIIPELHEGRDPDWIPENYSQSKFKQDYNLLQKVRNNLVKLYQEEFIANLIHQAVDVPDRYKPVTHNMISPGDIVLLKENFTKPNDYPMGVVKEIFTNTLGEVTGATILKGKTQELVKRHSSVIIPLLTRKDEIPNNSKVDVQESQVPKDTRVKRQAAIDSSERTRKILEA; this comes from the exons atgaaattagaaagtgacccatttgaatatatttcacagaTAAGAAATCTAACTCAAGCAGCTGAAAGTTTGTCTCTGGGAC GTGAAATCGACACCTTATTGAAGGATATTCCTTATCTACATCCGTCCTCATCGGTTATAAATTGTCATCAGTATGTTACTGGTTTGCGTGTAAAGATAGATAAGCCGTCTTCTCTGAATAAGTGTGATGTTGATTATACAATTAAGGTTTCAGAATTCAGTGTAATCGATGAAAAAGGCAATGTAATTCGttcaga gatctatattttctccttatggttTGATTTACAACAGTTCGTTACTAATGACAGGTCCCTACAGGGAGAAATAGATTCCTGCACAGGTTCTGAAACGGTAGAGGTTGTTAAACTTCTTGGTATGCAGTGGAATCGATCACTTGATTGTCTGTTAgcaaataaatttcagttgaatggtaaggctaaaactaagagggaaattttaagtaccattgcctctcactttgatctttttggtattactggtcccatcctaaatcgaagcagattatttcttcatggtcttcagtgtgatagaaatttaggatgggacgatcaattatcaccagagttacgtaaagaatggcataatattgctaatcaggccaattctgctcctgatattgctattgatagatttgttggacgtagggatggaaaatttcatttggctgcttgctgtgatagctctaaattactttatggtgttgttgtgtacatcattgatattgattctatgtcgtctagttttgtgatggcaaaaaatcgtatgataaataggcagttggaaagtaaaagcattccatctttggagatgcagggagtagcctttgcaacggaagtggctttagatttgtataacgaattagctggaccattatgcatcaatcctttaaatgttgttggccttcatgtgttttcggatagtcaggtagcgctctcttggttgaattcgtctactaataaattgtcaaaaatgCAGAAACGGTCAGTTTTTGTGATGAATCGAATTCAGCATGTAGAGAACTTGTGTGCAAAACACCCCGTCCATTTTGCTTTTGTTGGAGGGAATGAAAATCCTGCAGATGCCATAACTCGTTGCCTTTCATATCGTAAGTTGATGCAAACCAATTTCTATTCTGGTCCTGAATGTTTTAAGGAAAAGGAAACCTTCCTATGGAGTGAAaatggtaatttatcatttatggttCCAAATCCTTATGCCGAGTGCGAGCTGGATAATAGTTTAGAAATAGAGGAGTCTTTGTGTACTAGTTCCAATGTTGTGGCCATGTCAGATAATTTTGAATgttttcttaaatttgaagaattttccagTTTTGATTTACTTGTATCTATTTATGAGAAAGTTATTCTTTTCGTAGAGAAGTTAAAGGGTCGTTTGAAAGCTAAGGACTCCAATAAATTGGCTCACTTAGAATTAAAGAACAATAGTATACATGAAAGAGCTTGCAAGTTAGTTATACTACAGGATCAACGGGCACATTTCCCTGAGCTTTTTACATATTTCAGCTGTCCtactcaaagaaaaaaagacatgcctaacatagtaggtcagcttaatgtttacgttgacaacgatggtttgcttagagtacgtagcaagtgtgacaaactcattcggagacatggttttcctttgttgctggctaaaaatagccatctaacttccctgattgtgcataacctgcacaaaaagctcaaccatacgggatgttactctgttttgtcagaaatgagaaagcggttttacgtaccgtcatatttttcagtggttaagagaaaccttagagaatgtgttttttgtcgtaggtttaagtcaagaaccatcagtattaatcaatctccctacaggaaatggagagtgtcaccacctaatgtcccctttagatatttatttatggatttcattggcccattgagcgttaaacaacagggtaagaaaggaaaaatctatctactatgtatcacttgtatgtggagtagagcagttaatttgattatttgtttagatctttctgttaaagaatttcttagagcatttcagattcattgtttccagtttggaatcccggaatattgtattagtgacctaggctcccaattagtctctgcctctaatataattattgactacatcaaagatcatgagactcagtcatattttgaacgcaATGGGGTCCAATCTTTAAAGTTTGACCAATTTGTAAAGGGTCATAGTCAGTTAGGTTCGATGGTGGAAGTATGTGTTAAACTTGTTAAAAGATTGATCTATGGAGCTATTGGTAAGAATGTCTTGGAATGCCATGATTTTGAGTTCCTAATTCAACAAGTCATTCATTTAGTCAATCGTAGGCCAATAGCATTTAAAGAAGCCTTAAGGGATCAGATTGGCGATGACATTCCAGAGCCTATCACCCCAGAAAATTTAATTCATGGGTACGATCTGATatcggttaatataattcccgaattGCATGAGGGGAGAGACCCTGACTGGATTCCTGAAAATTATTCTCAATCAAAGTTTAAGCAAGATTACAATCTATTGCAAAAGGTGAGAAACAATTTAGTTAAACTATATCAGGAAGAATTTATTGCTAATCTAATACATCAGGCTGTAGATGTCCCTGATAGATACAAGCCAGTCACTCATAATATGATCTCGCCTGGAGATATTGTACTACTTAAGGAAAATTTCACTAAGCCAAATGACTACCCGATGGGCGTTGTAAAAGAGATTTTTACAAATACTTTGGGTGAGGTTACTGGTGCCACTATCCTTAAAGGGAAAACCCAAGAACTTGTGAAGAGACATTCGTCAGTCATTATCCCACTTCTCACCCGGAAAGATGAAATTCCGAATAATTCTAAGGTTGATGTACAGGAGTCTCAAGTACCCAAGGATACTAGAGTTAAACGCCAGGCTGCTATTGACAGCTCGGAACGGACTAGAAAAATCTTGGAAGCCTAA